The Segatella hominis genome includes a region encoding these proteins:
- a CDS encoding sulfide:quinone reductase, giving the protein MERLISENDQEFADVFSRFVNGKMGSAQRVGEKLADDHRFLVNEKFKVVMAFIDKLSFCYGKGHYDLRDEWACKLAASIMEHLEEHELYYSQIDNQEEYDILGK; this is encoded by the coding sequence AATGACCAAGAGTTTGCGGACGTGTTCTCACGATTTGTCAATGGGAAGATGGGCAGTGCTCAGCGAGTAGGGGAAAAGTTGGCTGATGACCACAGATTTCTCGTGAATGAGAAATTCAAGGTAGTCATGGCGTTTATTGACAAACTATCCTTCTGTTATGGCAAGGGTCACTATGACCTTAGAGACGAGTGGGCTTGTAAGTTGGCGGCATCCATCATGGAGCATTTGGAAGAGCATGAATTGTATTATTCACAAATAGATAATCAGGAAGAATATGACATATTGGGCAAGTAA